The following are from one region of the Aquipuribacter nitratireducens genome:
- the ileS gene encoding isoleucine--tRNA ligase, with protein MTTLEPTTDTRSDDSAPGYPRHGGGVPASPRFPEIEERVLRYWDADGTFQASVDARPAGDDGANEYVFYDGPPFANGLPHYGHLLTGYVKDVVPRFRTMQGRRVERRFGWDCHGLPAEVEAERQLGITHKSEIEALGVARFNDACRTSVLRYTDEWQDYVTRQARWVDFEHDYKTLDLDYMESVMWAFKTLHDKGLVYEGFRVLAYCWRCETPLSNTETRMDDVYRPRQDPAVTVGLRLETGELALVWTTTPWTLPSNLAAAVNPDLDYVVVRPRQGDWTGERLVLAEARVAAYARELGEDPEVLERMKGTALLGRRYTPPFDYFVGRENAHRVLPADYVTTEDGTGLVHIAPAFGEEDKVVTDAAGIEPVVPVDSKGEFTAEVRDFAGQHVFAANTPITRALREKRLLLRHESYEHPYPHCWRCGNALIYRAVSSWFVRVTAFKDRMVELNEQIDWVPEHVKDGSFGQWLANARDWSISRNRFWGSPIPVWVSDDPAYPRVDVYGSLDDLERDFGVRPTDLHRPTVDELTRPNPDDPRPEGQRSTMRRVPEVLDCWFESGSMPFAQVHYPFENADWFEHHYPGDFIVEYNGQVRGWFYTLHVLATALFDRPAFRTCLVHGILLGDDGRKMSKSLRNYPDVREVFDRDGADAMRWFLMSSPVLRGGNLVVTEQGIRDTVRQVLLPLWSTWYFLHLYAGAAGTVGRTRTDCSHVLDRYLLATVRRAVEDVTRALEANELAVAAQAYRETLEAVTNWYVRRSRDRFWTAETPEGQAAVDTLHTAMEVLLRLGAPLLPLVTEEVWRGLTGGRSVHLADWPSPDELPADDALVAAMDELREVASAALGLRKAAGLRVRQPLRRLTVALPEPERVESLVDLLRAELNVHEVRLMSVERAHEAGIDVEQRLTVNARAAGPRLGREVQRVIGAARAGEWEQGPDGLVCGGTPLLEGEYELATVVGSGVEGAAAALPGGGVVVLDTTVTDALEREGWARDVVRRVQDARREAGLHVSDRVRVGLVVAPSRASAAEEHRDLVARETLATEVSVSTGEVPVDAAEVSVSRV; from the coding sequence ATGACGACCCTGGAGCCCACGACGGACACGCGCTCCGACGACTCCGCCCCGGGCTACCCCCGCCACGGCGGTGGTGTGCCGGCGAGCCCGCGCTTCCCGGAGATCGAGGAGCGGGTGCTGCGCTACTGGGACGCCGACGGCACCTTCCAGGCCTCGGTCGACGCGCGTCCGGCGGGCGACGACGGCGCCAACGAGTACGTCTTCTACGACGGTCCGCCGTTCGCCAACGGACTGCCGCACTACGGCCACCTCCTCACCGGGTACGTCAAGGACGTCGTGCCGCGCTTCCGCACCATGCAGGGCCGACGCGTCGAGCGCCGCTTCGGCTGGGACTGCCACGGCCTGCCCGCCGAGGTCGAGGCGGAGCGACAGCTCGGCATCACGCACAAGAGCGAGATCGAGGCGCTCGGCGTCGCCCGGTTCAACGACGCCTGCCGCACCTCCGTCCTGCGCTACACCGACGAGTGGCAGGACTACGTCACCCGGCAGGCGCGCTGGGTGGACTTCGAGCACGACTACAAGACCCTCGACCTCGACTACATGGAGTCGGTCATGTGGGCGTTCAAGACGCTCCACGACAAGGGCCTGGTCTACGAGGGCTTCCGCGTGCTCGCGTACTGCTGGCGCTGCGAGACCCCGCTCAGCAACACCGAGACGCGCATGGACGACGTCTACCGGCCGCGCCAGGACCCCGCGGTCACCGTCGGGCTGCGGCTGGAGACGGGCGAGCTCGCGCTCGTGTGGACGACGACGCCGTGGACGCTGCCGAGCAACCTCGCGGCGGCGGTCAACCCCGACCTCGACTACGTCGTCGTGCGGCCCCGGCAGGGTGACTGGACGGGGGAGCGGCTCGTGCTCGCCGAGGCGCGGGTCGCCGCCTACGCCCGCGAGCTCGGCGAGGACCCCGAGGTCCTCGAGCGGATGAAGGGCACCGCGCTCCTCGGTCGCCGCTACACGCCGCCCTTCGACTACTTCGTCGGCCGGGAGAACGCCCACCGGGTGCTGCCGGCGGACTACGTGACGACCGAGGACGGCACCGGCCTCGTCCACATCGCGCCCGCCTTCGGTGAGGAGGACAAGGTCGTCACCGACGCCGCCGGCATCGAGCCGGTCGTCCCCGTCGACAGCAAGGGCGAGTTCACCGCCGAGGTGCGCGACTTCGCCGGGCAGCACGTGTTCGCCGCCAACACGCCCATCACGCGGGCGCTGCGCGAGAAGCGGCTGCTGCTGCGCCACGAGTCGTACGAGCACCCCTACCCGCACTGCTGGCGCTGCGGCAACGCCCTCATCTACCGCGCCGTGAGCAGCTGGTTCGTCCGGGTGACGGCGTTCAAGGACCGCATGGTCGAGCTCAACGAGCAGATCGACTGGGTGCCCGAGCACGTGAAGGACGGCTCGTTCGGGCAGTGGCTGGCCAACGCCCGCGACTGGTCGATCAGCCGCAACCGGTTCTGGGGGTCCCCGATCCCCGTGTGGGTGTCCGACGACCCCGCGTACCCGCGGGTCGACGTCTACGGCTCCCTCGACGACCTCGAGCGCGACTTCGGCGTGCGGCCGACCGACCTGCACCGCCCGACCGTCGACGAGCTCACCCGGCCGAACCCGGACGACCCGCGTCCGGAGGGGCAGCGCTCGACGATGCGCCGGGTGCCGGAGGTCCTCGACTGCTGGTTCGAGTCCGGCTCCATGCCGTTCGCGCAGGTGCACTACCCGTTCGAGAACGCCGACTGGTTCGAGCACCACTACCCGGGCGACTTCATCGTCGAGTACAACGGCCAGGTCCGCGGCTGGTTCTACACCCTCCACGTCCTCGCCACCGCGCTGTTCGACCGGCCGGCGTTCCGCACGTGCCTCGTCCACGGGATCCTCCTGGGCGACGACGGGCGCAAGATGAGCAAGTCGCTGCGCAACTACCCCGACGTCCGCGAGGTCTTCGACCGCGACGGCGCCGACGCCATGCGCTGGTTCCTCATGAGCAGTCCCGTCCTGCGCGGCGGGAACCTCGTCGTCACCGAGCAGGGCATCCGCGACACCGTCCGGCAGGTGCTGCTGCCGCTGTGGAGCACGTGGTACTTCCTGCACCTCTACGCGGGTGCCGCGGGGACGGTCGGACGCACCCGCACCGACTGCTCCCACGTGCTCGACCGGTACCTGCTCGCCACGGTGCGGCGGGCCGTCGAGGACGTCACACGGGCGTTGGAGGCCAACGAGCTCGCGGTGGCCGCGCAGGCGTACCGGGAGACCCTCGAGGCCGTGACGAACTGGTACGTGCGCCGCTCGCGCGACCGGTTCTGGACCGCCGAGACGCCGGAGGGTCAGGCCGCGGTCGACACACTCCACACCGCGATGGAGGTGCTGCTGCGGCTGGGCGCACCGCTCCTCCCGCTCGTCACCGAGGAGGTGTGGCGCGGGCTGACCGGCGGGCGCTCCGTCCACCTCGCGGACTGGCCCTCCCCGGACGAGCTCCCCGCCGACGACGCCCTCGTGGCGGCGATGGACGAGCTGCGCGAGGTCGCCTCCGCGGCGCTCGGGCTGCGGAAGGCGGCGGGGCTCCGCGTGCGGCAGCCGCTCCGGCGGCTCACGGTGGCCCTGCCGGAACCCGAGCGCGTCGAGAGCCTCGTCGACCTGCTCCGCGCCGAGCTCAACGTCCACGAGGTGCGCCTGATGTCCGTCGAGCGCGCCCACGAGGCCGGCATCGACGTGGAACAGCGCCTCACGGTGAACGCGCGCGCGGCCGGGCCCCGGCTCGGCCGTGAGGTGCAGCGTGTCATCGGTGCCGCGAGGGCGGGGGAGTGGGAGCAGGGCCCGGACGGGCTCGTGTGCGGCGGGACGCCGCTCCTGGAGGGCGAGTACGAGCTGGCGACCGTCGTCGGGTCGGGGGTCGAGGGGGCCGCGGCCGCGTTGCCGGGCGGCGGCGTCGTCGTCCTCGACACGACCGTCACCGACGCGCTGGAGCGGGAGGGCTGGGCCCGCGACGTCGTCCGGCGGGTGCAGGACGCGCGGCGCGAGGCGGGGCTGCACGTGTCCGACCGCGTGCGGGTGGGTCTCGTCGTCGCACCGTCCCGGGCGTCGGCGGCCGAGGAGCACCGCGACCTCGTGGCCCGCGAGACCCTCGCCACGGAGGTGTCGGTGAGCACCGGCGAGGTGCCCGTGGACGCCGCGGAGGTCTCCGTCAGCCGCGTGTGA
- a CDS encoding helix-turn-helix domain-containing protein: MTEGTTGGLGERLRAVREERRVSQTQLAGPDLSPSYLSLIESGKRTPSDAVLEKLATRLDVSAHFLRYGSAAPEERVPELELEHARHAMVTGDLAEAATRARAVLAARGAPRRLHDEAVLVLCRALERTGDLEGALVSLLPLHRRALTGDAAVGVSQTGILLLHCLTQSGDLNQAADAGAEAVAASTRLGSGGTDEHLRLAATLVGVHMERGDLLYAQHLAEEMLQDAEQVGSRAGQGSLHWNAALIAEENGQIERALHHARRAVAFLSEGPDNRDFFRLKLALASLLLAADPPEVDEAVAALGSIREPLEQLGSEVDLAYWYRIRATAHLRRGEVDEAQEAASAALRALGDTPRLEAGVVRTVLGDTLAARGDHEAAEAEYRRAGDALAMMSASRQAAQAWRDLGDRLMDIGRTDAALEAFQHAFDALGVRGSSTRARTAPVER, translated from the coding sequence ATGACCGAGGGCACCACCGGGGGCCTCGGCGAGCGCCTGCGCGCCGTGCGCGAGGAGCGCCGTGTGTCGCAGACCCAGCTGGCCGGTCCCGACCTGTCGCCGAGCTACCTGTCGCTCATCGAGTCCGGCAAGCGCACCCCGAGCGACGCCGTCCTGGAGAAGCTCGCGACGCGCCTCGACGTCTCCGCCCACTTCCTGCGCTACGGCAGCGCCGCCCCCGAGGAGCGGGTGCCGGAGCTCGAGCTGGAGCACGCCCGGCACGCGATGGTCACCGGTGACCTCGCCGAGGCCGCGACCCGCGCCCGGGCGGTCCTCGCCGCGCGGGGCGCGCCGAGGCGGCTCCACGACGAGGCCGTCCTCGTCCTGTGCCGGGCGCTGGAGCGCACGGGCGACCTCGAGGGTGCGCTCGTCTCGCTCCTGCCGCTGCACCGTCGGGCCCTCACCGGCGACGCGGCCGTCGGCGTCTCGCAGACCGGCATCCTGCTCCTGCACTGCCTCACGCAGTCCGGGGACCTCAACCAGGCCGCGGACGCGGGCGCGGAGGCCGTCGCCGCATCCACACGGCTCGGCTCCGGCGGGACGGACGAGCACCTGCGGCTCGCGGCGACGCTGGTAGGGGTCCACATGGAGCGCGGGGACCTGCTGTACGCCCAGCACCTCGCCGAGGAGATGCTGCAGGACGCCGAGCAGGTCGGCAGCCGCGCCGGCCAGGGCAGCCTGCACTGGAACGCGGCCCTCATCGCGGAGGAGAACGGGCAGATCGAGCGGGCGCTGCACCACGCCCGTCGGGCGGTCGCGTTCCTCTCGGAGGGCCCCGACAACCGGGACTTCTTCCGCCTCAAGCTCGCGCTCGCCTCGCTGCTGCTCGCCGCCGACCCGCCCGAGGTCGACGAGGCCGTCGCGGCGCTGGGGTCCATCCGCGAGCCCCTGGAGCAGCTCGGCAGCGAGGTCGACCTCGCCTACTGGTACCGGATCCGCGCCACCGCGCACCTGCGTCGCGGCGAGGTCGACGAGGCGCAGGAGGCGGCGAGCGCCGCGCTCCGGGCGCTCGGCGACACCCCGCGGCTGGAGGCCGGTGTCGTGCGGACCGTGCTCGGCGACACGCTCGCCGCCCGCGGCGACCACGAGGCGGCCGAGGCGGAGTACCGGCGGGCCGGGGACGCCCTCGCCATGATGTCCGCGTCGCGGCAGGCCGCGCAGGCGTGGCGCGACCTCGGGGACCGGCTCATGGACATCGGCCGGACCGACGCGGCCCTCGAGGCCTTCCAGCACGCGTTCGACGCCCTCGGCGTGCGGGGCAGCTCGACCCGGGCGAGGACCGCTCCCGTCGAGCGCTGA